The Osmia lignaria lignaria isolate PbOS001 chromosome 14, iyOsmLign1, whole genome shotgun sequence genome has a window encoding:
- the fid gene encoding class I SAM-dependent methyltransferase fire dancer isoform X2 has translation MLSIREKSDFNSCSVNENSGCGNGKYLSVNHSIFKVGVDRCKRFTDIAREKENEVLICDNLALPFRDESFDAVLSIAVVHHFATTERRVHALRELARVLRIGGRLVISVWAMEQRHRKFESQDVLIPWPKAYCMNSTPEKSKRSGAPKNASFNQNSQKFLSSSKRNSQPKSKSKGYWIDPIFSPSPSTSSLSSPNETCYSFFRRALQKLAGGRRGSGNRPWFLESWQSGSGKNRKYYEQEEPPDADELPIELRCVEDVNVTLNKQSDSLSIKSKSLGDILEIQRLDLVRSRSSIPGLCSMLTSELNLDGESRTSSSSISGSKPRLVKQKSHLVDDVSLENPDNTAIQELTKDVPDFQVTPTRYSKRGNILKQSSMNEEIMSAERLEEKERVRRNIMKQASLNEDIICKGTTFESFRDSLYSGNATKRFQLLKSGLTNKIRQSTTNIEVSGISIKNGFVKILQGWKSTESDVPPASNNGTPNDETSRTKVNDKIPPVTTTKREVEGVERRLSREDGSDSSKDSSLQSDTSVDSEDSFASVIYVPKPDAQSTIDIIPTSTGHQLGSTSAPPSPRVKYPPDSHNSRLKLISMSPLLKQFPATSKSLPPPSPPGLSPRSLNPVFTRPFFGTTSVIGQQPVAGDKTNATKRIDVSNGAHESADSELQLNKRNVENGVCRRNSFFETKKPTLQAIRAYRSMTETVEVVEEVQTVKDTAPLLPSTEESPDVSVQEKSSYEVGKEEENRKARLNQIKELLKQKPGFATRTKPSFPLVRRASTTASGRLEAVTKVLPRLLSLELFNPETDDLDSDSSGVSSPESVGSVISVISDERYMAKKDNNKSECTESEVLDSSAENVSDPSDMTADESSGYAADSKEDGTKTATDSSSSHSSRIPDSSIVVGSLENVDASSESKIKSSIQMPEVNATWNEELHKHLIDFTENLSENLKHDQYYKKCEFDEDKIGQRNPLVSIRESDKRTDDFHSDSSGVSSSESAALTSTVIPDGRYSVRKDNEKLGNSNKMKTTLEASSKLLAAAANVANSLEDAVETAIQKTHSKQHSGQIAQEPVQTSTSGDVKATAKSSIQLPEMDTTWNEEFRKHLINFTENLGENLMHDRTDQKISDPFVSKTKDESLSKSSRSFKPTKHTKYNDLSDTIAWLSNTNNGFHEHPDKPMESLDVENPMGNKMQRSPSDDAMDFVMVSKSGEFMNEKVNAALEKPPSEKPYLRSANSMESSDMGESISFSSQAESTGRLCSSMVSLLSNNTTEYPKSYAEKRRLQIQRRSASEETPSRYPDDSKRSTDCLVTTTASNHSLSASSSQESLTSDRGGGAITYHQYYHVFREGELDQLINKYVENLHIISSYYDHASWCIVAEKVQVWTI, from the exons ATGTTAAGTATACGAGAGAAATCGGATTTCAATTCGTGTTCCGTAAATGAAAACTCGG GTTGTGGCAACGGGAAGTACCTGAGCGTTAATCACAGCATCTTCAAGGTGGGAGTGGACCGTTGCAAGCGTTTCACGGATATCGCGCGTGAGAAGGAGAATGAG GTACTAATTTGCGACAATTTAGCGTTACCATTTCGGGATGAGAGTTTCGACGCGGTCCTTTCAATAGCGGTGGTACACCACTTTGCCACAACAGAGAGAAGGGTCCACGCGCTCAGAGAACTTGCTCGTGTACTGCGGATCGGTGGTCGCTTAGTGATATCAGTATGGGCTATGGAACAAAGGCACAGGAAG ttcgAATCTCAAGATGTATTGATACCATGGCCGAAAGCATATTGCATGAACTCGACACCAGAAAAATCAAAACGTTCAGGTGCACCCAAAAACGCCAGTTTCAATCAGAACAGTCAGAAATTTTTGTCATCTTCCAAAAG GAACAGCCAACCAAAAAGCAAGAGCAAGGGCTATTGGATCGATCCGATATTCAGTCCATCACCATCTACCAGCAGTCTGTCGAGTCCTAACGAGACCTGTTATAGCTTCTTCCGTCGAGCCTTGCAG AAATTAGCAGGAGGCAGACGAGGCTCTGGAAATCGTCCTTGGTTCCTCGAAAGTTGGCAAAGTGGCAGCGGAAAGAATCGAAAATATTACGAACAGGAGGAGCCTCCGGACGCGGACGAGTTACCGATCGAGTTGCGTTGCGTGGAAGACGTCAATGTGACCCTGAATAAACAGTCAGATTCTCTAAGTATCAAGTCGAAGAGCCTCGGCGATATCCTAGAGATTCAACGACTAGACCTGGTGCGATCCAGATCCAGTATACCCGGCCTCTGTTCCATGCTGACGTCCGAATTAAATTTGGACGGCGAATCTaggacgtcgtcgtcgtcgataaGCGGCTCGAAGCCACGGCTGGTCAAGCAGAAGTCTCACCTGGTGGACGACGTCAGTTTGGAAAATCCTGACAACACTGCCATTCAAGAACTAACTAAGGACGTTCCAGACTTTCAGGTAACACCGACTCGTTATTCAAAGCGAGGAAACATCCTGAAGCAGAGCTCGATGAACGAGGAGATAATGTCCGCGGAGAGGCTGGAGGAAAAGGAGAGAGTCCGACGAAACATAATGAAACAGGCGTCCCTGAACGAGGACATCATCTGCAAGGGTACAACGTTCGAATCCTTCAGAGACTCCCTCTACTCCGGCAACGCGACTAAAAGGTTTCAACTGTTAAAAAGTGGCCTTACGAACAAGATCAGACAGTCGACCACGAATATCGAGGTCTCGGGTATATCCATCAAGAATGGATTCGTGAAAATCCTCCAAGGATGGAAGTCCACTGAAAGCGACGTACCGCCGGCGTCTAATAACGGTACACCGAACGATGAGACTTCACGAACAAAGGTTAACGACAAGATCCCACCGGTGACAACCACGAAGAGAGAGGTGGAAGGTGTGGAGAGGCGGCTGTCTCGCGAGGATGGTTCGGACTCGTCGAAGGACAGCAGTCTGCAGAGCGACACGAGCGTCGACTCCGAGGACAGTTTCGCGTCCGTGATCTACGTGCCAAAGCCGGACGCCCAATCAACGATAGACATTATACCAACCTCTACGGGTCATCAATTGGGTAGCACTTCAGCACCGCCTTCGCCGCGAGTCAAATATCCGCCTGACTCGCACAATTCCAGGCTAAAACTCATCTCCATGTCTCCTTTGCTTAAGCAGTTCCCAGCGACCAGCAAGTCTCTGCCACCGCCTAGTCCGCCAGGTTTGTCTCCACGTTCGTTGAATCCTGTGTTCACCAGACCCTTTTTCGGCACCACTAGCGTCATCGGTCAGCAACCTGTAGCTGGGGATAAAACAAATGCCACGAAGAGAATAGACGTTTCGAATGGTGCTCACGAATCAGCTGATTCAGAACTGCAGCTGAACAAAAGGAACGTCGAGAATGGTGTCTGTAGAAGAAACAGCTTTTTCGAAACGAAGAAACCAACCTTGCAAGCTATACGTGCGTATAGATCAATGACCGAAACTGTGGAAGTTGTCGAAGAAGTTCAGACCGTGAAAGACACCGCGCCGCTTTTACCTAGCACCGAGGAGAGCCCTGACGTATCGGTACAAGAGAAGAGCAGCTACGAGGTCGGCAAAGAGGAGGAGAATCGTAAGGCTAGGTTGAATCAGATCAAGGAGCTGCTGAAGCAGAAGCCAGGCTTTGCCACCAGGACCAAACCATCCTTTCCTTTGGTCAGACGAGCTTCAACGACAGCTAGCGGTCGCCTGGAAGCTGTTACCAAAGTTTTGCCACGCTTACTCTCGCTGGAGCTGTTTAATCCCGAAACCGACGACCTGGACAGCGACTCTAGCGGAGTCTCTTCCCCGGAGTCAGTGGGTTCTGTGATCAGTGTGATATCGGACGAGAGGTACATGGCGAAGAAAGACAACAACAAGTCGGAATGCACCGAGTCAGAGGTGCTGGACAGTTCGGCGGAGAACGTCTCCGATCCCAGTGACATGACCGCTGACGAATCATCCGGTTATGCGGCCGATTCGAAGGAGGATGGGACGAAAACTGCGACGGATAGCTCTTCGTCCCATTCTTCGAGGATTCCTGATAGCTCAATCGTGGTTGGATCCTTGGAGAATGTTGACGCCTCTAGTGAGAGTAAGATAAAGTCTAGTATTCAAATGCCGGAAGTGAATGCGACTTGGAACGAAGAACTCCACAAGCACCTGATAGACTTCACCGAGAACCTTAGCGAAAATCTGAAACACGatcagtattataaaaaatgtgaGTTTGACGAGGATAAAATTGGCCAAAGGAACCCGTTAGTTTCTATAAGAGAATCTGACAAGCGTACCGACGATTTTCATAGTGATTCCAGTGGAGTTTCTTCGTCAGAATCCGCAGCTTTAACCAGCACTGTCATTCCAGACGGAAGGTATAGCGTTAGAAAGGATAACGAAAAATTAggaaattctaataaaatgaaaacaacaTTAGAGGCTTCTTCGAAGCTTCTAGCCGCTGCAGCAAACGTAGCAAACTCCTTGGAGGATGCAGTGGAAACAGCTATTCAGAAAACGCACAGTAAGCAACACTCGGGACAAATCGCACAAGAACCGGTTCAAACTTCTACGTCAGGTGACGTTAAAGCCACAGCAAAATCCAGCATCCAGTTACCAGAAATGGACACTACGTGGAACGAGGAATTCCGCAAGCACCTGATTAATTTCACAGAAAACCTCGGTGAGAATTTAATGCACGACCGAACCGACCAAAAAATCTCTGATCCCTTCGTTTCAAAGACGAAGGACGAATCTCTGTCGAAATCCAGCAGATCATTTAAGCCTACCAAACACACAAAGTACAACGATTTATCGGATACAATCGCCTGGTTGAGTAACACCAACAACGGCTTCCACGAGCACCCTGACAAACCCATGGAATCGTTGGACGTGGAGAATCCAATGGGGAACAAGATGCAACGAAGTCCATCGGACGACGCGATGGACTTTGTGATGGTCTCCAAAAGTGGTGAGTTCATGAACGAGAAAGTGAACGCCGCCTTGGAGAAGCCTCCATCGGAAAAGCCGTACTTGAGATCCGCCAACTCGATGGAGTCCAGCGATATGGGCGAGTCCATCAGCTTCAGCAGCCAAGCGGAGTCGACCGGAAGACTTTGTAGCAGCATGGTGTCCTTGCTGTCCAACAACACCACAGAGTACCCCAAGTCGTACGCGGAGAAACGTAGGCTCCAGATCCAGAGAAGGTCAGCGTCCGAGGAGACGCCATCGAGGTATCCCGACGATAGCAAACGCAGCACCGACTGTCTGGTGACCACGACGGCCAGCAACCACTCACTGAGTGCCTCGTCGTCCCAGGAATCGTTAACGTCGGACCGTGGAGGCGGCGCGATCACTTACCATCAGTACTATCACGTGTTCAGGGAGGGCGAGCTGGACCAACTGATCAACAAATACGTGGAGAACTTGCACATTATCTCGTCCTACTACGACCACGCGAGCTGGTGCATCGTCGCGGAGAAGGTGCAGGTCTGGACTATATGA